One genomic segment of Musa acuminata AAA Group cultivar baxijiao chromosome BXJ3-3, Cavendish_Baxijiao_AAA, whole genome shotgun sequence includes these proteins:
- the LOC135633064 gene encoding LEAF RUST 10 DISEASE-RESISTANCE LOCUS RECEPTOR-LIKE PROTEIN KINASE-like 2.4, with amino-acid sequence MTKSFDDKLGQGGFGSVFKGALQDGRLVAVKVLKAAKGHGEEEFINEVASISRTSHVNIVGLLGFCLEGSKRALVYDFMPNGSLEKFICSDKSTEEPRFGCEKLYEIALGVARGLEYLHGGCSTRIVHFDIKPHNILLDQDFCPKISDFGLAKLCPPKVSVISMADARGTVGYIAPEVFSRGFGVVSSKSDVYSYGMLLLEMAGGRRSIGATNEYTSEVYFPRCLYDDLDRYCNVGVAGVTRETREIARKMMIVGLWCIQMMPENRPSMSKVVEMLKGSAADLQMPRTP; translated from the coding sequence ATGACCAAATCCTTCGATGACAAGCTTGGCCAAGGTGGATTCGGTTCTGTGTTCAAGGGCGCCCTCCAAGACGGCCGCTTGGTCGCCGTGAAGGTACTGAAAGCAGCCAAAGGCCATGGAGAAGAAGAATTCATCAACGAGGTCGCTAGCATCAGCCGCACATCCCACGTCAACATCGTCGGCCTCCTCGGCTTCTGCTTGGAGGGATCAAAGAGAGCTCTCGTCTACGATTTCATGCCCAATGGATCGCTGGAGAAGTTCATCTGCTCCGACAAATCGACGGAGGAACCACGGTTTGGTTGCGAGAAGCTGTACGAGATCGCACTCGGCGTCGCTCGAGGGTTGGAGTACCTGCACGGCGGCTGTAGTACTCGCATCGTTCACTTCGATATCAAGCCGCACAACATCCTACTCGACCAAGACTTTTGCCCCAAGATCTCCGATTTCGGACTGGCTAAGTTGTGCCCTCCGAAGGTGAGCGTCATTTCCATGGCGGATGCGAGAGGAACGGTTGGGTATATCGCCCCAGAAGTGTTCTCCAGGGGGTTCGGCGTCGTCTCCAGTAAGTCTGATGTCTATAGTTACGGGATGCTGCTGCTGGAGATGGCcggaggaagaagaagcatcGGTGCAACCAATGAGTACACCAGCGAAGTCTATTTCCCACGCTGTCTCTATGATGATCTTGATCGATACTGCAATGTAGGCGTTGCCGGTGTGACCAGAGAGACCAGAGAGATCGCGAGAAAGATGATGATAGTTGGGTTATGGTGCATACAGATGATGCCTGAGAACCGCCCTTCCATGAGCAAGGTGGTGGAGATGTTGAAGGGGAGCGCTGCAGACTTGCAAATGCCACGAACGCCATGA